A window of Xenopus laevis strain J_2021 chromosome 1L, Xenopus_laevis_v10.1, whole genome shotgun sequence genomic DNA:
TCCCACTGGCTCAGTGAAATCTTTGGGTGACATAGTTGTTTCTTTCAGTCCATATTCTTCTTTGTGTTGGGAGCCATTTGCATGGGGATTGAGGAGCCTTATTGCTACTTTGTCTGTCTGTGGATGCAAATTCGACCTTAACTTGACGCCCACACAAAGTCCGTTTATTTAGTTCTTGTACTgcatcagcagcatctctgtggTGTTCAAATTCCACAAATGCGAAACCCGGGGGGCTCCTGGCCACCCACACACTACGTAATGGGCCATAATATCCAAATGCCTGCTCCAATATAGTCTTATGGCCATGCTTGCCAAGGTTTCCAATGTAGACTTTGCAGCTTTTCTGGGGAACACCTCTGTGTCCTCTCCTGGGTGCAGAGTTGTTCTCCCACCTTTTTGGGGCACACAAGTTGACTGCTGACACTCTAAATTCTTTTAGGTCTGATGCATCAATATTCACTTGTTGCTTCCTGTAGATATGGGGACCAGTCTCTTGGGCATCCTGCACTTGACActcagtgaccccctgtgatacaaTATTTGCAGATTTGGCAGGTGGCAGTCTTATTGGGGTCAGGTTAGGGAGTCTGCGTGGGCATGTTGCCTGTAAGTGAGTAGtacaaccacaaataaaacaggcCAGAGGAATCCTAATCGGTTTAGACTCTGGAAGGGCCCTGACTGTCACATGGCTGGCATGTAGAGCATGGGTATGATCAGCCTCACAGGAGTAGTTTGTAGGACTCAGGGGTAGATTAAGTGGCTGGGACTGGACACGATTCTCCAGGTACTCATCTGCTAACTGGGTGGCCTCCTCCAAGGTACCAGGCTTACGGTCCCCAACCCATTGTCGCACTTCAAGGGAGCAGTTTTCGAAGAATTGTTCTTTTAGCATCAACTGGCACAAATCCTCAAGGGAATTAACTTTATTCCCCCGTACCCAGTTGCGGAAATCCCTCTGCAACTTATTCCCATAATCCTGGTGAGTTTCTTGGGAGGCTTTACGCCGGGTGCGGAAAGCTCTTCTGTAGGAGTCTGGAGTGATAGCGTAGCTGGCGAGGAGAATCTGACGCACTTTCCAATAATTTGCTCGCTGGGGGTATGGAATTTCCAAATAGACTTCGCTAGCTTTACCAGTGAGCTTACCAGCCAAAATAAGCACCCACTCATCCTGGGGAACTTGGTGGTCCTCACATAAACCTTCAAAGGAACGAAGGAAGCTGTCTATGCTCTGCTTAGACTCATCaaaggcagggaaggcagcaTGAGTCAGTTTCACAACTGGCTGTCGTGCAATGGTTGGCCCTGCTGTGGGCCCAGAACTCAAGTTCCTAGGCTGATTTCCCTGTATAGTCAGGCGCCATACCTCTAACCGTTCTGCTGGGGTCAGCCCTGGACCAATAGCAGCAAGGTGTTTCTGAAACAAGGTAACAGTGTTGTCCTCAGGTTCCCCAGCTGCATCTTGGTGCAAATTATAGTTTTCTTCAAACTCCTCAGGGGTTTCTGGGTAACCATGGGCATCACCTTCCTGGGTAGGTAGAGCATGGGGTGTGAGAAGTTCTATGAGTTCCTGTCTCCGCTTTCCCACTGTGTCAATACCGCATGTGTGGCAGAGCCTTTGTAGCGTTGGTAGCCTGAGCTCAGTAATCTCCTGAGCTGTAAGGTTTGCGAAGTTCCCTGATGTGCTAGTTTCCATTATCCGCACCGCTTGCCACCAGAAATGTCACGTAACgtgtgacgtatgaccaactagcacacaccgggaaataccacacctttaagaggggtttacaCAGGGGTTTATTTCCGATATACAACAAACAGTAGATCAGGAACACGGCATTAGCATGTGAACTCCCCCAAGTCCCAAAACACTCCTGGTCCGAAATAAAGAGCCTCCCTTGGAGCAATCCACTCCAAGATGCACACGCCCTCCAGGCCAATCCAAATCcaaagtcagggagttcctttgggcaatttcaaaggggtaaggagcaaagtgcctttgggtgaatccacagaataaccatacctcaaggggatccaggtataaacagtcctctgggaggtagggagatccaaactgttggagggagtcttcttgcctcagctaggataaactccaaggaaccgcagaggagggtgacctgccgcagccaggttacaccccagacgaacaacaacaactctctagccctcccctctggtatatctggccttttccccaccccctagggttgattggctgggaggctggccttgcttctggttaaccccacccaagcaggtctgattggcaggggccctgctgcatcattaggggaggggaaataccttggaggggtttgtccagctcttctggagggcaatcctgggagctcctttgtttaaagttttttggcgggaaagtagaacaaagaagaaacaccatcttggaTTAGATGTGTACTAGTCAGTTAGTTGTTGATAAAATGGGACCAGTAGAAGGGGATTttggtcacactcagtatttgtCACACCTAACTCTAAGgtttgtgtgttgtttttatttatggtaTATGGTATATGATTTGGTATAtgatttgggacctggggtgatccggataatggatctttttgtaaggTAGATCATCAtatcttaagtgtactagaaaggcatgtaaacattaagtctATTCCGTAATGTGgaacttttctggataacaggtttctggataacgggtaccaTCCCtgatggtgtgtatatatatatatatatatatatatatatatatatatatatatatatatatatatatatatatatatatatattccacgtAGTCTGATGCACACCCAGCCAGCGTCCattaatgcctgggtgcaggttcaCACGGGATAATATAACAAAtacaacaaaccgcactccaaggtcttctcAAATGTGTTTAAAGGTGAATCTTTATTatcttcaacgtttcggcaccatgactcgggccgtcatcaggaagtgaacaTAATACAACAAACACACTCCTATATATttgaaaatggcgccaaaactcgccagtgacatcatcagtgggcgTGTCTAATAGAGTGTATAAACCCCAACGTGCAGCAGTGAACACAAGTGTCAGTCATTACATATCTCTAAAGTTACCGCGTGTATTATGATCCATACATATGTGACTGTATCCTATCTGTGCTCCTCACCTGTGTTTAAGTGATTACAAGTGCTGATTTTCGTGCGTGCAACATAATATGTGCCTATATGCCTTTGTAAAGGCATCTATATGCAAACTCATTTAAGAAATTCTAAGAACTTACCCCCAGGGTTTTAGGAGAGAGAATAGGTCTTGCCCTTCTAGCCCTTGTCGCATCGAGCAGACTCAGGTATATACCGCGCTGTTGCCCTTATGGTTATCGCTTCTAAAGCCCATATATCTGTGCCGGGAGTGTTGCTGCGTCTGAGACTCCGCCCCTTCCTGTGCCAGGATTGGGTGCGCTCATCCCATTGGCTAGCGTCGCAGTCCCAAGCTCGATGGGCTCCTCCCCTGTTGCCCAGGGGAACGGGACGCCAACCATCATTAGTAGCAGTGTGCCGGTTTGTCAATGCCTACTATCACCTTGCCTTCCCTCCCCGCTTACGTCCATACGCTGGGAAATCCCCAGCGTTTGTCGTAGCGATCACGGAGTCTGGTGTTTTCCCTAGGCACTCGGCCGATACACACTGCTTGAACTCGTGCCTGGTATTAAAACCACTTCTTGCCTGGGACCTGCGCCATTCTCGCTCAGTCAGCACAGCACATTAACACTCccatcaaaaacattttatacGGCTTTCTTACCTTCCCAAGGCAGACGGCGGTACCTGGCTGCACTCAGCTGCGGGCTTCTCCTTCCTAGTAGCTTCTCCTTTTAACCACCGGGGTCCAAATAGTCCTGTGAACGGTCAATATATACCCATTAGCCATAATTATGGCAACAGAGTAACAACACAAGTGGTATGACAGATTATAACTTCAATGTAATTCGCTAACATCTAAGGACATGAAAGATTTATAATAATGTATCAACATCATCAAATAAATGAGTATAAGTCCATCAAGAGTTAGTGTCCAAATAGCAACTCTTATATAATGTCAATTTGCAGTCTATCAGAATAACTACATCATCTCGGTGCACGCCTGCTGTCTTAGTAAAAAGGGTAATAGACAGTCACATCAAAAAAAAGGGGACATCGGTAGGGTCTCATTGAGGCCCTTAGGCACCAAAGTTTCCAGTTTATATATCCATCTGGATTCTTTTTGTTGTAACAACAGACCCCTGTTGCCCCCTCTCCGAAGAGGCGGTACATGATCTATGATCATGTGACGAAGTTGTGGGAGGGAATGTTTCAATTGTATCCAATGTCTCGCAACCGGTTGTTCGGACTTACCAGATGTCAGAGCCAGTCGTATGGCACTTCTATGGTTATTCATGCGTTCCCTATAAGTTGTTGTCGCCTTACCCACATAATATAGGCCACAAGGGCACCATATCATGTAGACCACATGGTCTGTTGTACAAGTAACTCGATGGTCTATGTAGCATCTGGAGCCAGTTCTGGGATGCGCAAAGTGTGGTCCCTGTTGTAATCCTCCACAAGTCAGGCAATTTGTGCACTTATAGCAGCCTTTTTTCAATGGTCTAGTTAGCCATGTGTGGCTTTTATCCTGTGATTCAGTGATGTCCTTCACTTCCAATAGATCACTTAGATTACGACCTCTCCGAAATGCGATCATTGGTTTCTGTCCCACGAAGGGTAGGCTGTAGTCCGACTCAACTATTTCCCATCTgtttaatattgctttttttatttcgtTACTCTTCTGGTTCCATTTGGTGGAAAAGATTACTTTTGGTGCCTTCTTGGGTGGTGCCTGGATCAGTAATTGTTCCTGTGTTAGCTGTTTGGCTCTCGTCAATTGGGTATTGATTGTATCTGGGGAATATCCCCTGGTAAGAAAGTCTGCTGCTAGTTCAGTGAGCTGTGCTTCAGCCTTTATCCTATCTGAATTGTTTCTGATAACTCTCAAGAACTGGGAATAAAGGACCCCTCGTGACATATGTGGGGGTGCTGTGTATTGGCATGAATGAGACTATTCCTATCTGTGGGCTTTTTGTACAGTGTTGTGCCCACCCTcccatcttttttaaaaattgtgacaTCCAGATAATGTATTTCTGTGGTATCGTACGTCAGGGTCAGCCTGATGGGAGAGTCTAAAGaatttagcatgttataaaattCTAAAAGTTCTGTTTCAGTGCCATCCCAGATTAGTAGCAGATCATCGATGTATCGTTTGTAGAAGCAGATCTTATCATGTGCCAGCGGTAGAAAATAATTCTGTTCATATTGGTCCATAAAAAGGTTGGCAAACGAGGGAGCCACGTTCGACCCCATTGCCGTTCCAGCAATCTGTAAGAAAAATTTAtccttaaacatgaaataattatgtGTTAATATCATATCCAACAGTGTGGTCAGAAACTCTATCGGGGGGGGACCAACATGTGTTTTCATCAGGGCTGTTTTGCAAGCAGTTACTCCCGCCTCGTGTGGAATCACTGTATACAGGCTGGATACATCCATGGTGGCTAGTATACTGTTCCTTGGAATCGTCAAGTCCCTCATTAGTGTAATCAAGTGAGTAGTGTCTCTGATATATGACTTCATGTTCTGTACCAATGGTTGTAAAAAATAGTCTACATATTTAGCTACTGGCTGAAATAGGGACCCGATTGCCGAAATAATCGGACGTCCTGGTGGAGCAGTAAGGGATTTGTGGATTTTAGGTAACGTATATAAAAAAGGTACTTTAGGGAACTTGGTTTTGAGATATTCACTGGTGGATTCATCTATCCATCCTGCTGTTACTCCCATATCGATTGTCGAGTCCAAAAGTTTTTTATAGCCTATTGTAGGATTTCTGTCCAATCTCCTGTATGTATGCTGGTCCGAAAGTTGTTGTTCGATTTCTGTTATGTAGTATGTCTTATCTAGAAGAACTATGGCTCCTCCTTTATCTGCCTGACGGATAATAATGTTCTTATCTTCTTTTAGGCTTTTAATGGCAGCTCTCTCTGTTGATGATAAGTTAGGGAAAGTGTCCGTCCCCTTGCTGTGTATCTTTGCAGAGTCCTTACTTAATAGCTGGGAAAAAATAGATATGGGGGGTGGGGTGTTGATAGGATCAAATCTACTTCTTGGTTTAAACAAGGCCGGCGTGGTTGGAGTCTTATCTTTGAAGTGATCTTTCAATTTCAGTCGTCTTTTAAACAGATGTATGTCCTTATAAGTCTCAAAAGGGTCTGGTTTACAAGTTGGAACAAACTTAAGTCCCCGATTGAGGAGCATGGTCTCCCCTTTAGTAAGTGGATGTTGTGAAATGTTAATTACTAGGTtttcctcctccccctccttggGGGCTTGTCTGTGATGTTTCTTGTTACCTCTTCTAGTGGGCAGGCCCACTAGAAGAGGTAACAAGAAACATCACAGACAAGCCCccaaggagggggaggaggaaaACCTAGTAATTAACATTTCACAACATCCACTTACTAAAGGGGAGACCATGCTCCTCAATCGGGGACTTAAGTTTGTTCCAACTTGTAAACCAGACCCTTTTGAGACTTATAAGGACATACATCTGTTTAAAAGACGACTGAAATTGAAAGATCACTTCAAAGATAAGACTCCAACCACGCCGGCCTTGTTTAAACCAAGAAGTAGATTCGATCCTATCAACACCCCACCCCCCATATCTATTTTTTCCCAGCTATTAAGTAAGGACTCTGCAAAGATACACAGCAAGGGGACGGACACTTTCCCTAACTTATCATCAACAGAGAGAGCTGCCATTAAAAGCCTAAAAGAAGATAAGAACATTATTATCCGTCAGGCAGATAAAGGAGGAGCCATAGTTCTTCTAGATAAGACATACTACATAACAGAAATCGAACAACAACTTTCGGACCAGCATACATACAGGAGATTGGACAGAAATCCTACAATAGGCTATAAAAAACTTTTGGACTCGACAATCGATATGGGAGTAACAGCAGGATGGATAGATGAATCCACCAGTGAATATCTCAAAACCAAGTTCCCTAAAGTACCTTTTTTATATACGTTACCTAAAATCCACAAATCCCTTACTGCTCCACCAGGACGTCCGATTATTTCGGCAATCGGGTCCCTATTTCAGCCAGTAGCTAAATATGTAGACTATTTTTTACAACCATTGGTACAGAACATGAAGTCATATATCAGAGACACTACTCACTTGATTACACTAATGAGGGACTTGACGATTCCAAGGAACAGTATACTAGCCACCATGGATGTATCCAGCCTGTATACAGTGATTCCACACGAGGCGGGAGTAACTGCTTGCAAAACAGCCCTGATGAAAACACATGTTGGTCCCCCCCCGATAGAGTTTCTGACCACACTGTTGGATATGATATTAACacataattatttcatgtttaaggaTAAATTTTTCTTACAGATTGCTGGAACGGCAATGGGGTCGAACGTGGCTCCCTCGTTTGCCAACCTTTTTATGGAACAATATGAACAGAATTATTTTCTACCGCTGGCACATGATAAGATCTGCTTCTACAAACGATACATCGATGATCTGCTACTAATCTGGGATGGCACTGAAACAGAACTTTTAGaattttataacatgctaaattCTTTAGACTCTCCCATCAGGCTGACCCTGACGTACGATACCACAGAAATACATTATCTGGAtgtcacaatttttaaaaaagatgggAGGGTGGGCACAACACTGTACAAAAAGCCCACAGATAGGAATAGTCTCATTCATGCCAATACACAGCACCCCCCACATATGTCACGAGGGGTCCTTTATTCCCAGTTCTTGAGAGTTATCAGAAACAATTCAGATAGGATAAAGGCTGAAGCACAGCTCACTGAACTAGCAGCAGACTTTCTTACCAGGGGATATTCCCCAGATACAATCAATACCCAATTGACGAGAGCCAAACAGCTAACACAGGAACAATTACTGATCCAGGCACCACCCAAGAAGGCACCAAAAGTAATCTTTTCCACCAAATGGAACCAGAAGAGTAacgaaataaaaaaagcaatattaaacAGATGGGAAATAGTTGAGTCGGACTACAGCCTACCCTTCGTGGGACAGAAACCAATGATCGCATTTCGGAGAGGTCGTAATCTAAGTGATCTATTGGAAGTGAAGGACATCACTGAATCACAGGATAAAAGCCACACATGGCTAACTAGACCATTGAAAAAAGGCTGCTATAAGTGCACAAATTGCCTGACTTGTGGAGGATTACAACAGGGACCACACTTTGCGCATCCCAGAACTGGCTCCAGATGCTACATAGACCATCGAGTTACTTGTACAACAGACCATGTGGTCTACATGATATGGTGCCCTTGTGGCCTATATTATGTGGGTAAGGCGACAACAACTTATAGGGAACGCATGAATAACCATAGAAGTGCCATACGACTGGCTCTGACATCTGGTAAGTCCGAACAACCGGTTGCGAGACATTGGATACAATTGAAACATTCCCTCCCACAACTTCGTCACATGATCATAGATCATGTACCGCCTCTTCGGAGAGGGGGCAACAGGGGTCTGTTGTTACTACAAAAAGAATCCAGATGGATATATAAACTGGAAACTTTGGTGCCTAAGGGCCTCAATGAGACCCTACCGATGTCCCCTTTTTTTTGATGTGACTGTCTATTACCCTTTTTACTAAGACAGCAGGCGTGCACCGAGATGATGTAGTTATTCTGATAGACTGCAAATTGACATTATATAAGAGTTGCTATTTGGACACTAACTCTTGATGGACTTATACTCATTTATTTGATGATGTTGATACATTATTATAAATCTTTCATGTCCTTAGATGTTAGCGAATTACATTGAAGTTATAATCTGTCATACCACTTGTGTTGTTACTCTGTTGCCATAATTATGGCTAATGGGTATATATTGACCGTTCACAGGACTATTTGGACCCCGGTGGTTAAAAGGAGAAGCTACTAGGAAGGAGAAGCCCGCAGCTGAGTGCAGCCAGGTACCGCCGTCTGCCTTGGGAAGGTAAGAAAGCCgtataaaatgtttttgatggGAGTGTTAATGTGCTGTGCTGACTGAGCGAGAATGGCGCAGGTCCCAGGCAAGAAGTGGTTTTAATACCAGGCACGAGTTCAAGCAGTGTGTATCGGCCGAGTGCCTAGGGAAAACACCAGACTCCGTGATCGCTACGACAAACGCTGGGGATTTCCCAGCGTATGGACGTAAGCGGGGAGGGAAGGCAAGGTGATAGTAGGCATTGACAAACCGGCACACTGCTACTAATGATGGTTGGCGTCCCGTTCCCCTGGGCAACAGGGGAGGAGCCCATCGAGCTTGGGACTGCGACGCTAGCCAATGGGATGAGCGCACCCAATCCTGGCACAGGAAGGGGCGGAGTCTCAGACGCAGCAACACTCCCGGCACAGATATATGGGCTTTAGAAGCGATAACCATAAGGGCAACAGCGCGGTATATACCTGAGTCTGCTCGATGCGACAAGGGCTAGAAGGGCAAGACCTATTCTCTCTCCTAAAACCCTGGGGGTAAGTTCTTAGAATTTCTTAAATGAGTTTGCATATAGATGCCTTTACAAAGGCATATAGGCACATATTATGTTGCACGCACGAAAATCAGCACTTGTAATCACTTAAACACAGGTGAGGAGCACAGATAGGATACAGTCACATATGTATGGATCATAATACACGCGGTAACTTTAGAGATATGTAATGACTGACACTTGTGTTCACTGCTGCACGTTGGGGTTTATACACTCTATTAGACAcgcccactgatgatgtcactggcgagttttggcgccattttcaaATATATAGGAGTGTGTTTGTTGTATTAtgttcacttcctgatgacggcccgagtcatggtgccgaaacgttgaagatAATAAAGATTCACCTTTAAACACATTTgagaagaccttggagtgcggtttgttgtatttgttatatatatatatatatatatttatttattgatatttataaaaaGGTCAGACAGCTGACCGAAACGTCCGGTTTccctgtgtgatatatatatatatagttataaatatggtcatttattaataatacaaGTCTATcattgtaatatttttaataactaaccctttatcttttttctttctttctttcagatttttagcaactGGGCAGTCATTTTCCTCTTTATATTTCCAGTTTCTTATTGGTCGATCCACTATTTCCAAAATTGTTAGAGAAACGTGTATGCTTATGTGGTCTGAGCTGAGAAGACTTGTGATGCCAGTCCCAGATGAAAATGCATGGCTGCGCATTGCAGAAGACTTCCAACAAAAAACCAATTTTCCGAATTGTTTGGGGGCCTTGGATGGAAAACACATTCGAGTTACTATGCCAATCAAAAGTGgttcaaaatactttaattataaaaaatacttttccatTGTTCTTATGGCTGTCGTTGACGCAAATTATTGCTTTACACTCATTGATGTTGGAGCCTATGGAAGCACTGGCGATGCTAGTGCTTTCAGGAATTCTTCATTCGGACGCCGACTCTCAGAAGGGGCACTTCAACTACCTCCTCCGAAACCATTGCCTGGGACTGCTGGACCTTGTATGCCTTATGTCTTTGTGGGTGATGAGGCATTTGGCCTTACGGAAAATATAATGCGGCCATACCCAGGGTCACAAAGGGCCATTCAGAAAAGAGTTTTCAATTACAGATTATCAAGAGCAAGGCGTATGGTGGAATGTGCTTTTGGTATTCTGTCCAACAAATGGCGGGTATTCCATACTGCTATACAACTGGAACCTGATTTTGtggacaatgtaataaaagccggTTGTGTTTTACATAACTTTGTGCGGCTTCGGGATGGCTACAATTACCAAGACACCCTAACAGATGATATACCAGACATTGATTGGGCCCCTGTTAGAGGTCCTACAGGAGGAATGAGGGTGCGAGATCAGTTGGCAAATTACTTTATGTCTCCTGATGGCTCAGTACCGTGGCAGTTAAACCGCATGTAGTCTGTAACCAGGCTAATGTTTTATGctacctttaataaattctgtttaaaataCTAAGGTTGTTGTGTTGTTTTTCACTCACAGTTTTGTTTATGTTtgtattgagaagggctcttgttcCTTAAACAAACAGGTTTAagaaaagatacaacatttttgATACTTAGCACAGTTGAGGGACCCTCCATAAAATACTATAACTTCCCAGTTCCAGGACAAATTTATTGAGCCTCCCACAAACTTTATCTTATCCATCCCTcccaatatgtatatatacatatacacacacatatatacatacatatacatatacacacatatatacatacatatacatacacacatatatatatacacacatactcatTCTGTGCATTCGCATGCGCAAAGACGCACGGCCTCACGCACGGCCTTACGCATGCGTCTTTGCGCATGTGAATGTACTGAACTGCGCAATACGTCATgtcgtcatgacgtcattgcgttaTTTAGCCTGCGACATAGAGAGCAAGATGGTGGGCATCAATAGTCTCAGTGATGCTCAGGCATGGGAGATTGCAAGCTTTCTTCTTGGAGAAAGCTACGATAATCTCCCAGTTTATGTGACCCGAAAGAGGGCACATAAACAACAAATATTACATCGGCTGAAGCGACGATTACGTCACAGGCATGGCGTCAACTTCAACCGACGCAGCCTCCAAAGGCTCTGGTCAGACCTCAAGCGCAGGGAGCCAGAGTTTATAATGCAAGTTCAGCTGCATGAAAACCGTGAGTATTAAGAAACTAACTAAGAAAGATACACTACATTATCTATCTCTGGCAAtctccatatacatatatatacacgcatatatatatacacacacacagttgtttGCAAAAGTATTTGTCCCCCTTAAACTTTTTCAATATTTTGTCACATGACAGCCACAAACATAAATCAATTTTATTGAAATTCCATGTGAAAGAacaaaaataactgcaaattgGGGTGTGCCCCCTTTGGTCTGAGTGCAGTCAGTTGCCCATAGACATTGCCTGATGAGTGCTAATGATTACAGTGCACCTGTGTGATATGTAATGTCAGTAcaaatacagtacaaatatatatatatatatatatatatatatatatatatatatatatatatctgtatatattagattatgtacacatatatatatacacatatatacatatatttcgatagctatttttttttttttttgatatattgatatattttaattttgtacagGGGCAGATGTATACCCTGCTGCTCCTGAGGAGCCTGAAGATGCAGATGTAGAGCAGGAGGAGGAACAGCATCtggaggcagaggaggaggagtcagtgcagcaggaggaggagctaGAGCCACTGGAGGAGTTTGAGCCactgcagcaggaggaggagctgCAGCCGCTGGAGGCGGAGGAGGAGCAGCAGTCGCTGGAGGcggaggaggagcagcagtggCTGGAGATAGAGCCTCAGATAGAGGTTGAGGAGCCAGAGGGGGAGCAGCAGTGGCTGGAGGCTCAGGAGGAGCTGCATTTagaggaggaggagcagcagcaacCTGCAGGTAAGTGCAAATTAAATTGCATACCACTTCCCTTCTTTTTCAAAAGTGAAACATTAATAACAATGCAATAAATTTTATATAGGTCGCCAAGAAGATGAATGGGACCACGCTCGACTGGTCGAGGAAATAAGGGAGCTAAAGGCAAGGGTGTTGGCCCTGGAAAACCTGCAGCACCAGCGCCacccttaaaaaatttttttgttattttatttttgtatgtactgtatgtacatatggcatgttttttgccttttcttctaatgttatattataaaaaattttttacttctacGATAGTTGTCAGTCCTATTAATAATCATAAACAATAACgtttcagtataaaaaaagttttattataataattatggtaaaaaaaaacattcctattCACTTTTCGGAAGCCCATCTCCATTCCCGTCAACAAAGGGCAAACATAAAACCACCAAAGTGCATACTTGTCAACAATAGAAAAGAacaacatataaacataaaacaatatacaacatGAGCTAAATCTAAATGAAACAGTGTAAgtgttatataaattaaaattataaattaaagcGCCCTTCTATAGAATTTATAAATTAAAGGTCTGTGAGGGAGTTTTGGGAAGGATAATGATATGGGTCTGAGAGTGTGTTTTGGGATGGATACTGATATTGGTACCAAGAGTTTCCTGTTCCTGGCGCTTGTGGCATGGGGTAATGCTGAGGTGGAATGGGAATGTTCGGTGATTGCACACCACTTGGGTTAGCTTGTGGCACATATCTATAAACAAGTTTTGTCATCTCAACTTGAAGAGATTGTCTTTGTGCCTGCGGAATTGTCATAATTGTGGGCAGTAATccagttaaaaatgaaaattctggAGTCTCCTCATGTTGGTAAGTGTTCTTGGGACCACCTCGGGCAATTAGCGAAGTGCATAGCATAGAGATCATCTCTTTGACATCTCCTGATGCAATTTCAGAGCTGCtcctttttcttttccctgaCTGTTTGTTTGCAGCCTGAGAGAGTCGAAGGGGATGCAAAGTGTTACTGGTACTGGCACTAGGGCTGCCCGATGAT
This region includes:
- the LOC121393159 gene encoding protein ALP1-like; translation: MLMWSELRRLVMPVPDENAWLRIAEDFQQKTNFPNCLGALDGKHIRVTMPIKSGSKYFNYKKYFSIVLMAVVDANYCFTLIDVGAYGSTGDASAFRNSSFGRRLSEGALQLPPPKPLPGTAGPCMPYVFVGDEAFGLTENIMRPYPGSQRAIQKRVFNYRLSRARRMVECAFGILSNKWRVFHTAIQLEPDFVDNVIKAGCVLHNFVRLRDGYNYQDTLTDDIPDIDWAPVRGPTGGMRVRDQLANYFMSPDGSVPWQLNRM